ACCTGGAGTTCTGGTGTTGATCGATTTTATGCGACCAGAGAGTTTAACATATATGACAGTGATAGAAAATTATTGGTACAAGCATCTACTCAATGGGTGTTTTGCCATATTCTTAAACGGAAACCTGCAAGGGTACCCGATATAATCAGTGCAGTCTACGATTCAGAAGATGAACATAATTTTTACCATTTTCATGATTTTAAAGATGAAGTACAGGCAGATGAAGCAATAGAATTCCGTGTTAGAAAATCTGATATTGACTTTAATCATCATGTGAATAATGTAAAGTACTTAAATTGGATGCTGGAGGTTTTACCAAAACAGTTCGAAGATCAATATTTGTATGAACTAGATATTCAGTACAAAAAAGAAATCAAACAGGGCAGTTTAATAAAATCAGAAGTTTCTATGGATATAGAAGGAGAAGAAACCGTTTGTTATCATAAGATAACGAGCAATAGTGTTTTGCATGCCTTTGGAAGAAGTGTGTGGAAAAACAGAAAGTAGCAGTGAAGCATCTATAAAAAAATCGCACGGGAATTTTCCAATGCGATTTTTTTATTCAGTACACGTCTAAGAAAGCTTTATTTTATTTCGCCTGTGGAGCAATCTATCTTTGCCACACCAGAGTCATCGATTTTTACAATACAGTCATTAAAATTATTATTCAAGAACACACTACCATAAGTTTTAAATCCACCATCTAGGTTTTTAACTTTAAATCCATTTTGCACTAGAATTCTGGCTGCATTATATCCTCGAATACCAACCTGACAATAAATATGAATTACTTTGTCCTTTGGCAATTCATTGAAGCGGCTTCTGAGTTCACCGAGAGGGATGTGGATAGAGCCCTGAATAGCGCCTAAATGATACTCTATTGTTTCTCGAACATCCAGTAATATACCGCCATTTTTGACAATATCATCAATTTCATGCCATTGTACAGTATCAATGAGGCCATCCATCATGTTTGCTGCAACGAACCCCAACATATTTACAGGATCTTTAGCAGATGAAAAAGGAGGTGCATAGGCCAGTTCTAATTCTTTTAAATCCACAGCGGACATTTTAGCAGCAATGGCCGTAGCAATTACATCGATTCTCTTTTCGGTTCCATCGTAGCCAACGGCTTGTGCACCAAAAATTTTTCCTGTACTTGGATCAAACAACATCTTCATAGAGATTGGCAAAGCACCAGGATAATATCCAGCATGGGAGCCGGGATGAATATGGATTGCTTCATAGCTCACTTCATTGGATTTTAAAAGCTTTTCATTGTTACCGGTAGAGGCTACAGTCATATCAAATACTTTAACAACGGATGTTCCCATGGTACCGACGTACTTTTCAAATTTTCCACAAATGTTGTTTGCCACAATTCTCCCTTGCTTGTTAGCGGGTCCAGCTAAAGGAATCATAGCAGGTTTTCCGCTAATAAAATCAGTCACTTCAATGGCATCACCGATGGCATAGATGCTCTCGTTGGAAGTCTGAAGATATTCATTTACCTGAATCGCACCTCTTTCATTCAGCTTCAGTCCAGCATCTTTTGCAATCTGAGTTTCTGGTCGAACGCCAATTGCGAAAACAATTAAGTCTGTTTCTATTTCTTTTCCACTTTGCAGAACAATTCGATTACCCCGATTCTCAAAAGATTTTACGCCGTCGCCTAAGATTAAATCCACTCCCTTGGACTGGATATGATTGTGTAGGATTGCGGCCATTTCATAGTCGATGGGACCTAGAATCTGATCAGATGCTTCCACGATGGTTACCTTTAAACCTCTGTGATGTAGATTTTCTGCCATTTCAATACCAATGAATCCACCACCAATTACAACAGCAGATTTTGGAGCGCTATGGTCTACAAAGGATTTAATTGCATCTGTATCGGGTATATTGCGTAATGTAAATAAATTCTCCGCTTCACTGATGCCAGGAATCGGCGGCTTAACTGGATGAGCTCCTGGTGAAAGCAGAAGAATATCGTAGGATTCATCATAAGATTCGTCAGTTTTCAGATTTTTTACGGTGACCTTCTTTTTTGATGGATCTATTTTTATAACCTCGCTGAAAACTCGAATGTCCATATGAAACTTTTGAGACATCCCTTCTACGGTTTGAACCAGTAAAGCATCCCTTTCTTCGATAATATTTCCGATATAGTATGGCAGCCCACAGTTTGCGAAAGAAATATATTCTCCTTTTTCAAATAAAACAATTTCTGCGTTTTCATCCATTCTTCTCAGTCGAGCGGCAGCAGAAGCACCACCAGCAACGCCACCAACGATAACAATTTTTTTACTCATTAGAGATCCCTCCTTATATTAATTAAAGAATATAGATTCATTTATTCTAGAAAAAATGAAAAGACGATTTGTTTATTGCGCCGAAGAATCAATGAATCTAAAACTTAATTGTTATAACGTTATATTCGAATAAAACGATTTAACCATTAAACTAGAATAATAAAAATCCTTATTCTAGATAAAATCAAGTCCTAGTTGGATTAAGATATGAAAATGAAATTAAAGAAAATAGAAATTTATTGAGGAAATAGTGCTGAGATAATAGGCTCTACTTTTGGGTGAATGACTTTGTAGACGATTTCCAATCCATTTCTTTCTCCTTCGATAATTCCAGAGCTTTTTAATTTAGATAAATGCTGTGAAATCGTAGATTGAGGCATATTTAAACAGTTTTGTATATTTGAAACATTACATCCGCCGCAGGCGAGAAGTCCTTTTACGATACATAGTCTGACGGGGTGAGCAAGGGCTTTTAATATTTCTGCATTTTCATCAAATATTTTATCGTTTAAAAAAATATCCATTCAAATCCTCCTTGTTGATTAATTTTCCTTTTGTAGGCCAATCCATAATATCATTGGAGTAAAAATTTTGAATATGCGCTAAAGAAAATATCTTAATATTATAATAATACGATATTAAAGAATGGGTGTCAAGTAATGGCATAAAAAAGAAAGGGAAAATTCCCTTTCTTTGAACCAACCTTATATCGTGCTCAATAGGCGCTTCATTTCATTTACGTTATTTTCAAGACTTTCATCTACCTTATAAGCCCTGTCCACATGACTAATAAGTTTCTCGTGCATATTTGCTAATATGTAATCTGAAACCTCTGTCTGATTTAAAATATCCCCAATGTATTTCTTTTGATTGGTGATCGTCGTGGTTACTGCCTGTACCTCATGCTCTACTGACTTAAAACCTTGAGCCATTTCCTGTATTTTATCGTTCACCACATTACCCATATGAATCCCTTCGATGATTGCCTTCGTACTTTTTGAATTATTTTCAATAGCGATTTTGATTTCATTTTGTATGTTTGTGATTAACGCTTGAATTGTAGCGGTGCTAGAATTGGTCATTTCTGATAATTTTCGAACCTCATTGGCAACTACAGCGAAGCCTTTCCCATGCTCTCCAGCTCTTGCAGCCTCAATTGCGGCGTTTAAAGCTAGTAAATTTGTCTGTTTCGCTATGTCTGTAATCGCTTTTATGATATTTGTTATTTCATCAGATCGTTCATTTAAATGCATCATAGAATTTGAGGAATGTTTCGATTGCATTTGAAGATCATTCATAACAGTGGATAGGCTATTGGCTGCTTCTAATCCCTCTAATGATTTTGCTACAGAATCCTTAGAAATTGTATTGAGATTTTGGCTTCGTTCTGATAAATAAACTGCCAAATCATTGGAATCGTTTGAAAGCTGCTTTACTTTTTCCATGGTGCTTTTCATTTCATCTGCAAGTGCAGCCAATTCATCGTGTTGTTCATTCACTAAGCCATGCTTATGAATAATGGATCCCATTTTCTCGTAAATGCTTTTAATGTGGTTTTTCAGTTGATCTGCTTCAACTGTAGATTCATGGGCCGCAAGAGATGCAGCACTTATTTCTTGCTGAGCTTGTTTTTTTGAATGCCGTTTTTCGAATATCATAAGATCCTCCTCTATATAGGTTAATCAGCGTTTTTAAAGAAACTCAGCATCATTTACTTATTCTTTAAAAACTGTATGAAATGAGCATAGTTTGTACTAGGATATCCCCTCAAATAATATAATATCATAGATTTTGTCAATCGAATAATATATTATGGAAATTTCGACCACAATATAGTAAGATGGAAGGTGTAAAATATATGAAAAATTATGATGGCATGAAGGGAGAATGTACATATGCAAAATCCAATCGTTACGATTACAATGGAGAATGGAAAGCAAATGAAAGTGGAGCTTTATCCAGAAATAGCTCCAAATACAGTAAATAACTTTATATCTTTAATAAATAAGGGATATTATAACGGTGTTATTTTTCACAGGGTAATCCCAGGATTTATGATCCAAGGTGGAGACCCAGATGGTACTGGAACTGGTGGACCGGGATACAGTATCAAAGGAGAATTTACTGGAAATGGATTTAAAAATGACCTAAAACACACAAAAGGTGTTTTATCCATGGCTAGAACAGCGGTACCAAATTCAGCCGGTTCACAGTTCTTTATTATGGTTGAAAATTCTCCACATTTAGATGGACAATATGCTTCTTTTGGTAAGGTAATAGAAGGCATTGAAGTAGCGGACGAAATTGTAGCAGTAGAGCGCAACTACATGGATAAGCCATTTGAGCCTCAAAGAATGAAAGAAGTAACCGTTGAAACTTTTGGTGTAGAATATCCAGAACCAGAAAAGATATAATTCAATTGAAGGTCCCTAAGGTTTAGAATACAACTTTAGGGACTTTTTTATAAGAAATAGAGGTCTTCTACGATATAGAATTACCTTATTTAAAAAACGATGACAATCCGTACCATTGCTTCGTGCCGGATGCAAAATAGCTTTATAAAATTTTCAAAGCAGAATGTGAAAGATAGGGCATTCTATATCGTATCAAAGATATCATCAAGGCATATAAAAAAGAGAATAAAATAGATAGACAGATGAGTTTATTTGACTGAAAAAATATTGAATAGAGATAAGAGCAATTGCTTCAAATCTTTCAACAGTCAGCAACTTTAATTACCAGCAGGTTAAAGCGTAAACTAAGAAGTGCTAACACAGAAAAAAGCTATCCTTATGAGATAGCTTTTGGGAGTTGATGATACAGAGCTTTCGGTTAGAAAATTTTTTTACACTGCATATATTCTTCAACAATTCTTAATGCTTCGCCAAATCTTTGATAATGAACGACTTCTCTTTCCCACAGGAACCTTAAAGCATCCTTCATGCCAGGGTCATCTGTTAATTTTAATAGATGCTCATAGGTGGAACGGGCTTTCTGCTCTGCGGCCATATCTTCATGTAAATCGGTGATCGGGTCTGCATGTGCTTGGATGTAGGATGCTGTCCACGGAATACCGTTGGCATCTGCTGGGAATAGAGCACCATTTCGGATGGCATAGTTGGCGCCAAGCCCTGCAGCCTCTAATTCTGCTACAGTAGCATCTTTTGTTAATTGATAGATCATGGTACAAATCATCTCAACGTGAGCAAGCTCTTCAGTACCGATATCAGTTAATAGACCCTTTGCTTCATTGGTAGGGATGGTGTATCGTTGATTTAAATATCTTATGGCTGCGGAAAGCTCTCCATCAGGCCCTCCATACTGGGTCATCAGATATTTAGCCATTCTTAAGTCTTTGCTATAAATTTTAACGGGATATTCTAATTTCTTTTCATAAATCCACATAGAGTAATTTCTCCTTCCATCCTAGAATTTTTCTTCCCATGGCCATGGGCTATCCAACCATCTCCACGAATCACAATTAGGAGAGAAGCCAAAGTTTAAAAGAGGACCGTAAAGCATCTCGTATTGTTGCTTTAACATTGCCAACTGATTTGCATAAGCATTATATTCCATTAGCGCTCTTTGATCGTATCGATGGGTATCTAAATATAGTTGCCATTCTATGGCGGTAAATTCTACTTCTTGGATCTGTCTCATTAGGGTTTGACGATCGTTCATTAGGACTCCTCCTTCCAGTAATTAGCGCTTGGATTATACAGATTCGTTAGCTCAGGAAATATGGTACCCTGCATTAGAGCCTCATCCATAGGAAACGTGTTTGAAGAGGATTGATATGGCACATAAGCATGGGCATATAAAGGGTTCACTGGCATAAATGGCACAGGGTATATCTGACATTGGCCACAGTCTCCATAAGCATAAGGATATGGGTATGAATATTGATAACATCCGTCATAACACAATTTGAACTACCTCCTTAAATTTTACTTCAAAAGTATGATTCTTTTGTCATAATATACTATTCCGATAGCTTAAATAGTGTGAGTTGGTTATTGTTTTAATTTCTGACGATTAAAACAATTTCTCCTTATTTTTTCTTTTTTTAAAATTGTAAATGAATATAGGGAAAATAATTTGATATCACTGTTAGAGAATTGTTTAAATTGGAGAACAGTATGAAGTAAAGACGACACCTTTTAAGTATAAAAAAATTGACTTCTATATAATAAATTAAAAAGAACGCTCTAATAAACTAGTAACTTATTTAGCGCGTTTCAGAGTAAATATTATAAAGCAACTACAGCTTTTCGATTACATAAATAATGTTCATACCACAGTCTAAGGTCCCAGGTAATTTAGTAAATTCAACTTCTTTTTTGATAAGGAGTTCCCAAAATTCCTGATCCTGTTTTGCGCTACATAAGGTTTCCTCTTGTGAATGCATAAATAATCCAGCAGAACTTTTTTCTAGAATCTTTACCTGTTTTCCTTCAAACAAAGCATCCAATTCTTTACTTGTCATCATGTGGGCGTAATGCTTATTCTCCACTGGGTAATGCTCCTCATCTTGTATTCCAGTAGTAAATAGCCATTCTGTTGCATCAATTCCCAACATTCCTTTTTCATATAGAACCCCATTCAGATAATACATGAGTGCACCTATCAGTGACATTGACCCAAGAATCAATTTACCACCAGATTTAAGGATTCTTAGCATTTCGTTGATGGCATTTTCTTCTTTATCAAATAAGTAATTAATAGACCCTCCAATACATACAGCAATATCATAAGTATGGTCTTCGATGTCCTCTAAATTGCTTATGTCTAAAATCATAAAGTTTTTTACTTTATGAATTAATCCTAGTTCCTCCATTTTTCTTTTATTAATTTCAATTTGAATCGGAGATAAATCAGAAGTAACGAGAGACTTGCACATGGTTACAATATCCTTTGTGAATCTTCCTGCACCTGCTCCTAATTCAATAACAACATCTGAATTGGAGATATATCGCTTTAGTATATCGAGATGCACATGATATAATAGTTCTCCTAATCGATCCTTTTCTAGTCGTTCCCATTCATTATTTCCATATTGATCATAGTGAGCTCTTGGAATTTCTGGGTTATACTTCATATTCATCACTCCTAAATTATTAATACTTGCAGTACTTACGTGAAAAATATCGCTAATATCACCATCAATCATCCGCACCACCCCCTAAAGTTCACTTTTGATTTTATGGTACAAAAAAAGCTCTCCTCCTTATAACAGGACGAAAGCCTAAATTTCGTTATACCACCTGATACTACATACCAACATATGTGCTCTTATTAACGGTAGAAAACCGCCAGTACCTACTCAAAATTCGGTCTGAAACTCCAGAGGGATATTCAACATGATCTAGTAAATACTAGGCTTCCACCATTCCCAGCTCGCTGTGATTTTTCAAAAATATTTACTGTCTCTATCATCGTCTATTCTTTATTAAATTGGTAATAGTATACAGTAATTTCTGAAAATTGTAAATAGCACAGCATTAGTTTTATGAAATATTATCCCGTATATAGGAACTAAAGAGTGTGTCCATGTTGAAATAATTTGCACAATGATTAAGTAATCGATAGAATCCATATTTTGTATCAGTGCTCTATAAATTTTTAATGTGAGAAGGAAGTATTGAAAAAAGAAAGAATAATAGGATTATAGACTATTTTACAAAAATAATAAGTAAAATAGTTTTTTGTATACATATTGAAAAAATATATGAATAGTAGGGGGGATAGAAGATGAAATATGAATTACTGAGTAATCTTGAAATTGAAGAATGTAAAACAAGGATGAATAACTCCATTGATTCCAGACTATTTTCTATACTACTCAGCTCATCGGAATGGATTGGAAGAGTAAAAGAGGAAACATTTTGGTTGCAAAAAAGAAATAGGGAATTTCGAAATTCCTTTTCTAAAATTTTTTATGGTAGTTTTCATAAAAATAGGAATGGAACTGTAATTAGGGGAAGCTTTAAAATCCACCGATGTATTAAGATATTCATTGCAGCTTGGATTTCTGGAATCAGTGCAATAACTTTGTCCATAATAGCAGCCTTATTCGATATAAATCAAGTAAATCGAAAGGTTCTTGAAAAGAATTTAATTTGTGGGTTATTCACTGCTATTATTATGCTATTTTTTGGAGTTTTTATTATCAAAGTTGGATCGAGATTAAGCAAAATAGAAGAGAAAAACACTATTAACTTTTTAGAAAAAATTTTAAATGCAAAGCAAATAGATTCTCAATAAAATTGCACGAATTTGTGTTTGTATATGGTAAATTCAATAATATGTATTTAATAAAATAAAAATTATTTTTAATCTATAAATAAAGGCAATTATGCTAAATTAGGAGGAATATGAATTGTATATAGACCATTTATGTAATCATCCAGAACATCTTGAAACCGTTGCTACCTGGATTTATGATGAATTTGTTATAAAAGCTAAAGGAAATTTGAACTTTGAAGAAGTTGTTGAATATTTAAACAAAACAAATAAAGAAAGTTTTCCAATGACATTTGCTGCAATGATTAATAATGAATGTGTAGGGACTGTCTCTATTTTTGCAAATGATTTAAAAACTCAGGACATATTGACTCCATGGTTGGCTTCCTTGTATGTAGGCCCCGAACATAGAGGGAAAGGCATAGGAGAAGTGCTTATTGAGCATGTGCAACATGTAGTGAAGGAACTTGGTTATGAGGCTTTATATTTACGAACAGAGCATACCTCTAAATATTATAGAGGTTTAGGCTGGGAATTTGTATATAAAACAGAAGATGAAAAAGGTCAAGAAACGGAGGTTTTTAAATATAATATAATTTAGAACAATTCTATTTAAATAATCAAAAAGCTAAAGGTATCTTTTTTAGATACCTTTAGCTTTTTTTGTTGGATTAAATCGTGCTTAAAATACTCTTCAGAACTTAGATTGAGAAGTTCATTTAATTTAAATTCAAAAATATTTTCTGTGGAACAATATCAGGAATAATTAAAGCCCTATATTCATATGATTCGTATAGAGATATTACTTGATTGGAGTGATACTGTATTCAATTTTATACTCATTAAAATCATAGAGTTCAATTTCAACTCTAGGATTGTCTTTGTCAACAAAGTCAAATAATAGTACAGGCCTAAGGAGTTTATCGTTGGTTATGATACCACTTTTTTCAATACCATCACAGATACTTTTCGGATAGTTATGCAAGTCTCCCATTCTTTTATCTGGAAAGTAAAGCTTTAAAACGGTAATTAACTGAATATCAAGCTGTGGACCCATGTATTGCTGATTGATATAGCCTGCAATCATATTTTCATAAGCGACATATTTACTATGCTTGCCAGCTCTGGGCATCCAAGCCTGACCGTTGATATTTGTAAGCTTAAAGTTGGATTTGCTCAAGGGACGTCCTGGTATCGTAAATTTTATCATAGTGCACCTCCATTTCTATTGTAGCACAAATTAAGATGCACTTCAGATATCTGGCATAGATTTTTTATAACCAAGAGGAAAGTTTTTCTTACCATATATTCAAAAGAAAGAACTTTACCGTAAATAAGTTTCGAAAAAAGTTCCAATATGGTGATTTTATGGAATCTTTTTTTATAAAGTGCCAATAATTTAGAGGATGGAAAAATTTTATAAAAATATAATTGGGATGTGTTATAATGAAGGAAAAAATTCATGTGATTATAGAATGGTTGGAAGCAGTGCTGATTGCTGTTGTGATTGCTGTGGTAATCGAAAATTTGCTCTTTAGCTTTGCTGTAGTCAATGGACAATCTATGGCGCCTACTTTAGATAGCGAAGACAGGCTCCTAATTGGTAAAGCACCATTTATATACCATCGGTTAAATATTGGAGATTTGGTGATATTCAATCCACCGGATCAATCAAATCAGGATGAAATTTTCATCAAAAGAGTCATAGCAAAAGAAAGCGATCATTTTTATATAGAAGATGGAATCCTATACATCAATGGGGAAAGAAAAGTGGAGAACTATATCTTTGAAGAAGAGTATTTAAAACGAAATTATCAGCTTCTAGAAGGGGTTGTACCGCCAGATGCTGTTTTTGTCATGGGAGACAATCGCAATGACAGCAACGATAGCAGAACCTTCGGTTTTGTTCCGAAGGATAAAATCAAAGGAAAGGTGCTATTTAAGGTTTGGCCATTGGATGAAGTAAAGGCCTTTATTTCATCCAAGTAAGGGAGGAAATAAGGTGAATTTAAAGGAAAAGATCGTACAATACTCAAAATCAATAGGAATCGATTTAATTGGATTTACAGATGCAGGTCCGTTTGATGATTTGAGGCAAATCCTTTTAGATCGTAAAATCAATGGAAAATTATCTGGTTTTGAGGAAGAGGATATCCAACTAAGAGTTGATCCGAGAAAAACCTTGGACACTGCAAAATCTATTATCGTGATTGCTATGTCCTATTATGTAGGAGCAGATCAACTACCATGCAGTGAAAAGCCTAAGTTTTATGGGGAACTAGCCCGAACAGCTTGGGGAAAAGATTATCATTTGGTTTTAAAGGAAAAGCTAAATCAATTGGCTGATTTTATAAAAAATGAAGAGGAAGACTTTCAATATAAAGCTTTTGTAGATACAGGCCCCTTAGTGGATCGATATGTAGCCAATCGTAGCGGCATTGGTTTTTATGGGTATAATTCTGCAATCATCAACAAAACGTATGGATCTTGGATATTTATTGGATATATGATCAATAATATGGCTTTTGAAGAGGACAAGTCCTTAGAAAATGTTCATTGTTATGGCTGTAATCTATGTATTGAACAGTGCCCCACATCTGCTATCGAAGGTCCCTACCAATTCGATGCAAACAAATGCTTATCCAACATTCTTCAGCAAAAAAGAGACATTGCTGAAGATGTGCGCCTGCTCATCGGTAAGAAAATTTATGGATGTGACATTTGCCAAAATGTTTGCCCTCATAACAAAGGGATCAAAGAAATGACGACGAAAGAATTTATGCCAAAGAACCCTTCTCATTGTGTAGACTTAATAGAGCTACTTCATATTTCCAATAAAGAATATAACGAGATCTTTAAGGGAAACGCTTCCGGCTGGCGAGGGAAAAAAACTTTGCAAAGAAATGCAATTATTGCCTTGGGGAATTATAAGGATGAAAATCCATGGCCTCATTTAATTCCCATGCTGAAGGATGAAAGACCGGATATTAGAAAAATAACCATAGAAACATTATATAGCATCCATCCCCAAAAAACTGTACAGCTGATTTCTTCAATGAAGGGGAATGAAAAAGATCAGGAAGTTCTTATGACGATTCACAAGTATTTGGATAATTATAAAAATAAATAGTGTAGGAAAGCACCTCTCCCGAATAGGATGATATAGAAGTGATTCACTAAAGGAGGGAGAATAGTGCATAAAGATTATAGATTACCCTATATAAAATTAAAAAAACAGTGCGACATCAGTAAGTTCGACTTTGAAACCACGGAAGAAATACCTTGCTTAATCGGTATCATGGGTCAGGAAAGAGCAGAAGAAGCAATGAACTTTGGTCTTGGAGTAGAGCATCCAAGCTATAATATCTATATTAGCGGTGGAAATGGTACTGGAAGAACCAGCTATGCAAAGAAGGTTGTAGAGTCTTGGGCGAAAAATAGGGCCATACCCGATGATTGGTGTTATGTATATAGCTTCCAGTCTAGGGGTGAGGTAGAGGCATTGAATCTGCCAGCAGGTATGGGAAAAATTTTTAAAAAAGATATGGAAGATTTAGTTGATGAACTATTAATCCAAGTTCCTAGGGTTTTTCACAGTATGGATTATGAACGACAGAGAAATGAGATTATAAAGGAATACCAAGAGAAAAAGAATAAGCTTATTCAAGATTTATCCGATTATGCCAAGGAGAAAAAATTCATCTTTAAAAATACAAATAATGGCTTTGTATTCATTCCGATATATGAAGATGAGGAACTATCGGAGGAACAGGTTGCAGAACTGGATAAGGAAATTAAGGATGCGATCGAAATGCAGCTCAATGAGCTACATGAGGCCACTTTGGAGTTATTAAGTAATGCAAAAAAGCTGGAGAGGGCAGCAAAAAAGAAATTATTGCAATTAGAGCTTAGAGTCGGTTTATATATTGTAAAACCATTGATGAACGACCTATTTAATAAATATAAAGAGTGTGAAAATATATGTGATTACCTGAAAAAAGTTGAAAGTGATATTATTGAAAATATATTTTACTTTTATTCTGAAGATGTAGAAGAAGAGGAGGATATGGTCAATATTCGCTCTTTGGAAAATGAAGATGCTCTGAAGAAATATAAAGTGAATTTAATGATAGATAATAGCAATACCAAAGGGGCACCAGCGATCATGGAATTTAACCCGACGTTAAATAATCTAGTCGGCAGAATTGAATATGAAAACATTAATGGCAATCTTAGAACGGATTTTCTGCTGGTGAAACCAGGTGCCATCCATACTGCCAATGGTGGGTACTTAATCATTCATGCAAAGCAGCTTCTAAGCAACCCATACGCTTGGGAAGCTTTAAAGAGAACACTACAAACTGGAGAGGTTGCCGTTGAAAGTATCAATAGTCATTTGGGAATCGGCGAAGTCTCTTCAATGAAATTGGAGCCGATCCCGATCAAAATCAAGGTGATTTTAATCGGAAGCAGCTATTTATATTACCTGCTCCACGAATATGACGAAGAATTTGCAAAGTATTTTAAGATATTGGTGGATTTTAACGAGGATATGGAACGAAATGAAGAAAATGAAAGAAAGATTATCAGTTTTATCAGTTGCTATACGAAACAGGAGAATTTTCTACACTTTGATAAATCTGCGGTAGCTGAGTTGATGGAATATAGCTCAAGATTAATCGGTAATCAAAATCGTTTATCGGCAAGGTTTAATAAAATTATTGAGATTATCATTGAAGCAAACCAGTGGGCAAAGTTAGAGAAGTCGCCAATCATATCAGGAGATCATGTGCAATACGCAATTCGTAAAAAAATGAATCGACTGAACCGATACGAGGAAAAAATTCTAAAATCCTTTGCAGAAGGCAAAATATTGATGGATGTTAGTGGACGTAAGGTGGGTGTAATCAATGGCCTATCTGTAATTACCATCGGAGAATACCTCTTTGGTAATCCAAGTGTTATTACGACGGCTGTCAGTAAAGGCAAGGGAAATATTATCAACATTGAGAGAGAGGCAAACTTGAGCGGTGATATTTATGATAAAGGCGTGTTGATTCTAACGGGATTTTTATTAGAAAAATTTGCCCAAGACCAAGACTTAAACCTAAGGGCACAAATCTGTTTTGAACAATCCTACGGTGGCGTAGATGGTGATAGTGCCTCCAGTGCAGAACTTTATTGCTTGCTGTCAAGTATGGGGAAAATCCCAATTAAACAAAATATTGCCGTAACT
Above is a genomic segment from Alkaliphilus oremlandii OhILAs containing:
- a CDS encoding spore coat protein CotJB, translated to MNDRQTLMRQIQEVEFTAIEWQLYLDTHRYDQRALMEYNAYANQLAMLKQQYEMLYGPLLNFGFSPNCDSWRWLDSPWPWEEKF
- a CDS encoding peptidylprolyl isomerase; translation: MQNPIVTITMENGKQMKVELYPEIAPNTVNNFISLINKGYYNGVIFHRVIPGFMIQGGDPDGTGTGGPGYSIKGEFTGNGFKNDLKHTKGVLSMARTAVPNSAGSQFFIMVENSPHLDGQYASFGKVIEGIEVADEIVAVERNYMDKPFEPQRMKEVTVETFGVEYPEPEKI
- a CDS encoding CoA-disulfide reductase, producing MSKKIVIVGGVAGGASAAARLRRMDENAEIVLFEKGEYISFANCGLPYYIGNIIEERDALLVQTVEGMSQKFHMDIRVFSEVIKIDPSKKKVTVKNLKTDESYDESYDILLLSPGAHPVKPPIPGISEAENLFTLRNIPDTDAIKSFVDHSAPKSAVVIGGGFIGIEMAENLHHRGLKVTIVEASDQILGPIDYEMAAILHNHIQSKGVDLILGDGVKSFENRGNRIVLQSGKEIETDLIVFAIGVRPETQIAKDAGLKLNERGAIQVNEYLQTSNESIYAIGDAIEVTDFISGKPAMIPLAGPANKQGRIVANNICGKFEKYVGTMGTSVVKVFDMTVASTGNNEKLLKSNEVSYEAIHIHPGSHAGYYPGALPISMKMLFDPSTGKIFGAQAVGYDGTEKRIDVIATAIAAKMSAVDLKELELAYAPPFSSAKDPVNMLGFVAANMMDGLIDTVQWHEIDDIVKNGGILLDVRETIEYHLGAIQGSIHIPLGELRSRFNELPKDKVIHIYCQVGIRGYNAARILVQNGFKVKNLDGGFKTYGSVFLNNNFNDCIVKIDDSGVAKIDCSTGEIK
- a CDS encoding methyl-accepting chemotaxis protein — its product is MIFEKRHSKKQAQQEISAASLAAHESTVEADQLKNHIKSIYEKMGSIIHKHGLVNEQHDELAALADEMKSTMEKVKQLSNDSNDLAVYLSERSQNLNTISKDSVAKSLEGLEAANSLSTVMNDLQMQSKHSSNSMMHLNERSDEITNIIKAITDIAKQTNLLALNAAIEAARAGEHGKGFAVVANEVRKLSEMTNSSTATIQALITNIQNEIKIAIENNSKSTKAIIEGIHMGNVVNDKIQEMAQGFKSVEHEVQAVTTTITNQKKYIGDILNQTEVSDYILANMHEKLISHVDRAYKVDESLENNVNEMKRLLSTI
- a CDS encoding ArsR/SmtB family transcription factor, with translation MDIFLNDKIFDENAEILKALAHPVRLCIVKGLLACGGCNVSNIQNCLNMPQSTISQHLSKLKSSGIIEGERNGLEIVYKVIHPKVEPIISALFPQ
- a CDS encoding acyl-[acyl-carrier-protein] thioesterase: MARYTEEFVIPYYDCSGDRFVRPESLLEYMGEASLLHGDTLGVGGADLFKMGFAWMLNRWKVRFIEYPKSRTTITVETWSSGVDRFYATREFNIYDSDRKLLVQASTQWVFCHILKRKPARVPDIISAVYDSEDEHNFYHFHDFKDEVQADEAIEFRVRKSDIDFNHHVNNVKYLNWMLEVLPKQFEDQYLYELDIQYKKEIKQGSLIKSEVSMDIEGEETVCYHKITSNSVLHAFGRSVWKNRK
- a CDS encoding manganese catalase family protein; its protein translation is MWIYEKKLEYPVKIYSKDLRMAKYLMTQYGGPDGELSAAIRYLNQRYTIPTNEAKGLLTDIGTEELAHVEMICTMIYQLTKDATVAELEAAGLGANYAIRNGALFPADANGIPWTASYIQAHADPITDLHEDMAAEQKARSTYEHLLKLTDDPGMKDALRFLWEREVVHYQRFGEALRIVEEYMQCKKIF
- a CDS encoding spore coat associated protein CotJA yields the protein MPVNPLYAHAYVPYQSSSNTFPMDEALMQGTIFPELTNLYNPSANYWKEES